In Bacillus sp. E(2018), the genomic window AAGGCTTATGGAGCTCCAAAGAAATGTGCAAGCAAAAAAGAAGAATCCCTTTTTGAAAGCGCTGTTATGGATAGGTATTGCTTTAGCCGGGGGGATCGCCTTATCCATCATCGCGCTCCAAAGAGACGAGAAGATCAATGCAATCTGGTTTGTAGTTGCTTCCTTGTGTACGTATGCCATTGCTTATCGCTTTTATGCACGATTTATTGCTACAAAAATCTTCAGCCTTAATAAGAACAATGCAACACCTGCAGAAAGATATGCAGATGGTAAGGATTATGTACCGACAAACAAATGGGTTCTTTATGGACACCATTTTGCAGCGATTGCTGGGGCTGGTCCACTTGTAGGTCCAACATTAGCGGCACAGATGGGGTATCTGCCAGGTACGATCTGGATTATTGTCGGAGCCGTCCTTGCCGGTGCTGTACAAGATTTTGTTATTTTAATTATTTCCATGAGACGTAGAGGTAAATCAATCGGTCAGATTGCTAAAGAAGAAATAGGACCAGTTGGTGGAATGCTAGCGCTTATCGGTGTTTTTGCTATTATGGTTATTTTAATCGCCGTTCTTGCCCTAGTCGTTGTTAACGCACTTAAATCAAGCCCATGGGGTACATATACGATTGCCATGACCATTCCAATCGCTCTTTTCATGGGTGTTTATATGCGCTATCTACGCCCCGGAAGAGTAGGGGAAGCGTCCATTATTGGTTTTGTATTGTTAATTTTTGCTTTAGTCAGCGGTCAATGGGTAGCAGATTCTCCAACTCTTGCACCTCTTTTTACTTTCGATGGTGAGACTTTAGCTTGGATGTTGATCGTTTATGGCTTTCTTGCTTCCGTTCTTCCTGTCTGGATGCTTCTTGCACCAAGAGATTATTTAAGTACGTTCTTAAAAGTTGGGGTAATAGGAATGATGGCTCTCGGTATTTTAATCGTAATGCCAGAGATTCAAATGCCCGCTCTTACTAAATTTATTGATGGAACAGGTCCGGTATTCGCAGGAAACCTCTTTCCGTTCTTGTTCATTACGATTGCTTGTGGAGCCATATCTGGTTTCCATGCTTTAATCTCATCAGGAACATCACCTAAACTAATTGCGAACGAGCAGCATGCTCCTATGATCGGTTACGCAGGAATGTTAACTGAATCATTTGTTGCGATTATGGCGATGGTAGCGGCAACGCTGTTAACTCCTGGAATCTATTTTGCGATCAACTCTCCAGGTGCCGCGATCGGAACGGACGTCGCGACCGCAGCAACTACCATTTCTTCTTGGGGATACACTGTATCAGCAGACGAAATCAATGAACTTGCTAAAAATGTGGATGAAGAATCGATTCTCTCACGAACAGGTGGTGCTCCATC contains:
- a CDS encoding carbon starvation CstA family protein, coding for MELQRNVQAKKKNPFLKALLWIGIALAGGIALSIIALQRDEKINAIWFVVASLCTYAIAYRFYARFIATKIFSLNKNNATPAERYADGKDYVPTNKWVLYGHHFAAIAGAGPLVGPTLAAQMGYLPGTIWIIVGAVLAGAVQDFVILIISMRRRGKSIGQIAKEEIGPVGGMLALIGVFAIMVILIAVLALVVVNALKSSPWGTYTIAMTIPIALFMGVYMRYLRPGRVGEASIIGFVLLIFALVSGQWVADSPTLAPLFTFDGETLAWMLIVYGFLASVLPVWMLLAPRDYLSTFLKVGVIGMMALGILIVMPEIQMPALTKFIDGTGPVFAGNLFPFLFITIACGAISGFHALISSGTSPKLIANEQHAPMIGYAGMLTESFVAIMAMVAATLLTPGIYFAINSPGAAIGTDVATAATTISSWGYTVSADEINELAKNVDEESILSRTGGAPSLAVGIAQIFSQVIGGPQLMAFWYHFAILFEAVFILTTIDAGTRVGRFMLQDLLGQIYKPLRKTDSMPAVYFTSALVVAGWGYFLVVGVTDPLGGINTLWPLFGIVNQMLAAIALIVATTVILKMGKKKYVWVTLVPLAWLMIVTFYAAWQKIFSDIPKIGFLKQAEVMKAAIASGNLPATVPSMEAAKQLVFNNTLNAYLTAIFMLLILGVLIDAMRIWYKAVKSEKPLETAEEPFVQTKLGDVS